GAGGGTTGACCGTCCAGTAAATAAAGACGTTGATCATGTGATTAAATCCCCGGATGCGAGTGATGAAATAGACCACGTGCTTATTGGTGATCTCTGTGACAAGGTAGAAATAGGTAGCCGTGGGTAAAGAGAAAACAACGACGTATGGTAACCAGGTTACAATGAGAAAGACGGTTACTGCGAGGAGCATTTTGGTGGTCTTGTCTCCATGCGCACGCCCTTGAACTCGATTGGGTTTGGCATTACTTTGCAATTGCTTCCCGTTGTTATTTACTAATGAAGGGGTCTGGTTTGGGGCATCTTCGGTGCTGCCAGAGACCTCCACACTCTCAACAATAGGCACATCCATCTTGCTGGAGCGTTGGTGTGACGTACCGTTTCCTGGTTTCATAAGGGACGGTACTTCCAGATAGCCGGAATCCTGCGATTCCAGATTACAGGACACGAGGGTCGACCGTCCATTTGTAGATGTCTCGTTCCCATTCCACGCAATCCGTGTCCGCTGGAGAGATTCGGTGACCGATCCAGAAATGGTTGGCATCATAGATGACCTGTACGGACCACTTTGGCTTCTAAGATCGACACCCATCTCAGACCTTACTCTGGATTGCCGACGTATTAAGGTGTATATCTTACTGTAAGAAAACAAACTCACAGCTACAGCGACCGAAAAGGAGACCACTAGGATTACCTTGACAGGAACGTGAAGGGGTGACGTAACAACAGACATGCATCCTTTAGAGCCCAGGTCTAGCAGTTTGAAGTACCATACTGAAGGCAGGTTGAGAAGGAAAGCGAACCCCAAACAGGCTAATGCAAGTATTGTCGCCGATGTTCTGGTCATCTGACGAGAGAAGGGTCTGCAGACGGTTACGAATCTATCAAGGGCAATGGCAAACGTCAAGAACAGGGAGCCGAGAGACGTTGTCATCCTGATGATAGCTGTTACCAAGCAGGAAGAGACGTCATTGATCATATCAGGTTGCGGGGTGATACAGGCAATCAAGTCCACCAAGGCTTGTATCAAGATCAGCATGTCGGTGCTCTTCTTCTTCGCTTTCATAGCATAGGCTGCCGTGATGATAATATTACCAGGAACACCGATAATGAATAGGAACCAGTAGATTATCCTGCAGCCTAACTCCATCTTTACAAACTTGGCGAAGATCCGTCAACTAGGAGACACAAGAGAGGCGATGACAGTTGCAAGAATGGCAACGAGAGATGATTTCCGTCACATCCCATTTACTTTAAATAATACATATTGACTTGTGATATAAAATGTTTATTCCTGTTTGCAAGTCTATTCTTGAACTAAATCAAGACTCGTTGCTGGCGAGAAAAAATTATGAGGGAAAAATAACGAATCTTTATCTGATTTGGAATAGGACATGTCCTTGACAATACCAGTAAACTCTACACACGTAATGCATGTAGATTATTCTGGAAATGTCAAATATCACACCTTATTTACATGCCCAGTCTTTCATTAAATTAAAACGTCATCATGTATGTCCGTGGTCACATCGAGAGGAAAATAATCAAGTTTTCACAATTCAATTGTTAGATGGATGTCTCTCctttttgtttggtttttttaCCTTGCAAACTGCGTTCTCTGTAAATTGATCTTTAACGAGAGAAACACACTTCTTTCAATTCGAAACggaataattttttatttcttgtcattTATTCTTGGTTGGTTTTGTGTTTCTCAAGAACCTTTCCTTGAACATTTACGTACCTGCAGAATCTATCATCGccaatatcatcattatgtGTGTCATGGTCATACATGATATTCCAAACCTGCATAATTTTTAATGGAAACCGTTTTAATATTTCGTTCATAACGAAAAGTGGCAAATTGAATGCATGTGCCCTAGTTCTAGGTAGAGCAACTATTTTCTCCTGATTATTATCAGTAATGATTTCTGAACTTTATTTATCGCAGAGGAAGAGATTATAGGAATCGGTGGTGTACAACTTAACAGGACACTACTTAAGTTATTTAGCGAGGATAATGTGTAGGCGATATCGCTTTCCTGTCTATGTACAGGTGCAGAATGACctttaaacattaaaatgccatactTACTCTTGATTACTACTGgcttgataaaaaaagaatctCATGAAACAGTTTGCAGGAAATGCATGTAAATCAGCAGAAAAATGATCGAAGGTTGCCCCATAATGTTTCCTACATACACCAAAGTGAAACGTAAAGAATAACAGTATAAGGTCATGCAGAGGTTCAGCTTGTGTTGTGGTTATTGAATATCCAAGACCCCATCAATCTGAACGAACTGATCTAATCATAAAGAACTCAAAGGAGctttcatgaaagaacttgttGGACGTTTTATCCAATAAGTCTTGTTTTATTTGACAGTTACCACTGTAACACTTTTCCTCAGCCAATCACAGTcaaaggaaagttgtcagatctagtcgggcgaaaatgttgatgaaacgttcTTCTGATAGTTTGAGTCATTGTCAGATAATCCCTTACGTTTACCGGATACTATATTTCCGAAGGTTTGCAAAGGCACCCTCGATGACTTGTCTAGCAGGCCAGTATAGAACACGTTTATCATGTGATTAAGACCACTGATGCGCACAGGTAAAAAAGGGCAACAAGTTGATTAGTGACCTTTGCTACAAACTTAACTCCGGAAGGGAGAGCAGCAATTGGACTGTCAGGAGCCAGGAAAGGATAGCACGAAGCATCTTGGTGGACTCTGGTGGCAAGAGATATCGTCAGATCTATCCTATGACGGGTGCTTGGAGTTGAACCGATGATGTattgcgcatacattcgtacttccgaagcttcgttattccgaaggttcgttattccgaaggttcgtaattccgacggttcgttagtccgaaaacgaagtgaggttcgtaattccgaaggttcgttaatccgaaaacgaaatgattaacgaaccatatttcgttttcggacgaACGACCCTTCGGAACaaagaactttatttcgttttcggattaacgaaccttcagaacaacgaacctgatttcgttttctgattaacgaaccttcgcaacatcgaaccttatttcgttctCGGATTATCGacccttcggaataacgccacacatgttcggattaacgaacccttctACGTTTTCGGAGtgacgaacatcgaggtatagacaatttacgtgttttggaaatacgaaccttcggaattacgaagtgtaaccgatacGTTGGGGATCCCATCTCCCTCCGTGACGGTATTAAATTACTAGAATTGTTCACTCCAACGTTGATGGCCATCGGGACCAAACCTTTCGGATGTCCCTGGAGGTGCATGTTATCACTACGTACTTTTCTGTATTCTGGGGCAGGATCTGCAATCGTCGAATTAACTGTCCTTAGCACCTGGGATGCTTTGCCACTGTTCACTGAATTATTGCAAGCACATATTTCAGATCGAACTCGGTTGTGAGTTTGTTGTCCAGCcattaaaggcatggtcacaccggccgagcgttgttggagcggtcgttgagcggtagggaaagagggtcggatttcgctctcaaaattggggaaaaaatcgaaaacaaaaaaacagcaatcaaaatcgaaaatggtaaacggtagcgatcggtgatgatttttttttctctccgctccacgaccgctccaacaacgctcggccggtgtgaccatgcctttaattGGGAGTACAATAATTGTAACGTGACAAACCAATTGACACTCGGAGCCATTGACAGTACCATACAGCCTGCAGCGTTTGCGGCCAGGGATGTGGTCATATGAAGGCCACAGGGTCTGCAAACTGTAACAAATCgtcccggggggggcactcgaccaaaaaagtggtgggggtgtgccgcgggcgagacaaaaaacggggccttggagcgggcttattgtaaaaaggagggtcctcggaacgggctccggaacgacaaatgtttgtgaaaacgggggtccttggaacggatcgccagcgtgtgagtgcgtacatgcatccctatggaacggtcatgcgtgcatgatgcagctagcgcggcctccgccggggagctctgcggccgcttttcaccaaaattgcagctcattcaatgcgatcggagcggcgtaacgaaaaatatgcgaagctttggagcggatttctctcttcttttttctcgataagaagaaaatgctatgccttggagcggctttctttgttctttttctcaacaagacaaaaatgctatgccttggaacggaaatttgagtgtaaaaatgggggtcccctccgcggcacatacccactatgcattatatactgagtgcccccccccccgggcaaatcGTTCCATCTCAATGgcgaaagaaagaaacaaagaagagaACGACAGAGTGAGTCGTACGATAGCATTATTCAAGCAGATGCTTTGCTCGAGCATTCAGAAGAGGTGAATACATgttacatggggggggggggggtggtagcggggtttttcattttaaattcaacCACGGAATGATGTTTTGATTATCTGGGCTgcgttttatcaatattttgtccgacaagttgtcagatctgacatctttcctagattttgattggatgaaaGGCActtttactatggtaactgtcgaatAATacaagacttgtcggataacacgtccgacaagtcttttcatgaaacgctcctctGATCTTATAGGAATTACCAATCCATGTTTACTATAATACGACCCCGAGTAACGGGGATGTTATGACgaacttttgtttttatttattcaccGAATGATTATGTTGTAATCGATTTGCATCTAATTCTGCATGTTTACTAACAATCAAGCAATCCTGTATGTATGCATGTATATTCAACTGAAAAGGGTAAACTATGTTTGCTTGTTCAGTATATGTATTTAAAGTAAAATGTTGTAATGTGAAAGTTAATTTTCGATTTATATATAGAATCCTTCTAGGATGAAGAAATCAGTTAATGAAAGAGCATAAGAAAGTGCCATAGTGCATATCCAGGTGCAATCTTAAAGGCATGTTTGCTTTTGGTAAAATTCCCTTCGTGCGACCACGAATAGTGATGACTGACAGACTGATGACATAATAACAAATCATACTTCTGATACTACTATGAAACAatagtaatggtgatgataaataaaaataattacaaatataaTGATTAAAGTGATAATGATCATCTGTTTTAAAATGGTTAATTTTCATCAGATATGAAGATAATATTGTTAAATAAACCAATACGCATTAAATGAAATGAGGTGAATATACTAAAAGATTCCGCCTTTGGAGCTAAATATATTCGTTAAAGTTTCAAATTTCACTGCGTTTTTCGTACTTccataataaatgtatataatcaatttctttttctgatCCACATCATCTCTATATATGGAAAATCGAAATTCACAAatacccttttaattgcattgttatcattatgcGGCATCGATTGATAGTATTGTGATAAACAAGGTAGCTCAGTATACTATGCTGATTTAAACAATATATTACAAAGTCTGCAGAACTTACGGTCTACAGTTACCTTGTTCCTGTTGTAccatatttttgattaattgtgTATTCAGTTTTGCTCCATTTTTggttcattatttgttatttttacacAGGGGAGGCAGTCATCTACTTTAGGCATGCGGCATTCTTACTTCACCTCATTTACAGATTTTGTACAAACCAAATTACTAATTGATTggcaaatatcaatgaaatgggAATGAACATTTTCAATCCATGGTACATTTTATCGGATTGTAAAATTCCTGATGCGGATAAAGACTTGCTTAACGTCCTGCCTGAATACTGGATTAACAGCCCAGTACACGAACGCGTTGAGCATGTGATTGAAGCCCCTGATCCGAGTGAGTGAATAGACCACCTGATAGTTTGTGACCCTTGTCACAAGATAGATGTACGCCCTTGCAGGAAGAGCCATCACCAGGATGTATGGTATCCAGGATAGAATCAGTACGACTGTAATACAGAGAAGCATCCTAGTGGTCCGGTCGCCGTGGCTTCTCCTGGCAGGTCGGATCTGTCCGTTTCTGTCCCCTGACTGTCCCAGGTTTCCAACTGCAGAAACTGAACTTTGGTTACCGGATATTGTTTCAATTGCCGGACGTTGTCCAGTGCCGATGTGTCCTCCTGGATGGAAATGACCACCGCCTCCAGGTCTAGAAGACGGTACTTCAAGGTTCTGCACTCCACTGGTTTCATTTATGAACGATGACTGCTTGTTCGTTGCTGATGCCACGTTACCATTCCATGTGTTTCTGGTACTTCTGCTAGATGCCGCGACAGTCTCAGAAACTGTTTGCGTAACGGAGCTTGCATTCGCACCGGTGTGGCTTGGTATGGAGGCGTTCATTTCCGATCTTACCCGAGCTTGCCGACGTATCAGCATAAATATCTTCGTGTAAGAGAACATGCTTACGAACACCGCTATAAAGAACGAGACTATCTGGATTACTTTCATCGAAATCTGCAAGGGAGAAGCTGAAACAGAGAAAATGCACCCAGCTGACCTGACGTCTATGACTTCGAAATACCAGATGTTGGTCAGATTTATGAGAAAAGCGAAAACCAAACATCCGATCGCAAAGACGAGGGCGTAGGTTTTGGGTAACTGACGACCTAAAGGTCGACAAACCGTGATGTACCTGTCGACGGCAATTGCAAATGTCAGAAATAGGGAGCCGAGAGATGTTGAGAGACGGACGGTCAAAGTTATCCAACAAACTGCCAAACCACTGATCATCTCAGGTTGTGGGGTTATGCATGCAATCAGATCTACCAAAGCCTggattattatcaatatatccGTACTCTTCCTCTGCGGTTTGATGGCATATGCTCCAAGGATGATAGCATTTCCCGGCAAGCCGGTTAGTAGAATCGCGCAGAAGATGGCGAGACTTGCCACATCCATGTCTTATCAAGTAGTAATCAAACAAAGTGGGCAAAGCGCTTTATGGTTTAGGTATGTTACGAGAAATGGCCAGACTCCTTCCTTTCGACAGATGTTTAAGCAAGCCCCTGAGCGACAAGAAGCGGAATGTCTGCGTAAGACACAAGAATCGTCAAGAAACTCGATTTAGAGACTCAGTTTTCGAGTGGTCTCTATTGccttatttttaaagaaagaagCCTAATATAGAAAGTTGAAagtaaatattcaaaatatatatcaataatgTTTCGACGGAGTTTCGCTGATTGAATGACACACGCTTCCGCAATCACAAATGAAAAAGTGTCTTCCTCGATACGAACATCGACTTTcagaaattaaatttcaggTGCTTTGTATTTCGAACAAGAGTAGAGGAGGTCCTTCCTCAAAGGGAAAGTTTATAGATGTACCAAATTTTAATTCACATCGTATCATAGATATTGAGACACAGTTTCTGATTGATTGAAGCAAGCTtccaaaatcacaaaattctAAAACGTTTCCTCCTCGTAAAACCTTCCCGCTTCCTGGTCAGATCCACTTCAAAGAATACCAATGagcctttttttgttttgtcagGAAGCGTGACTTCGAATTCAAAAGGCATTCATCTTTAACAATTTTACGTCTTTttgcattatttctttcttttcctctctctacctcactctctctctctctctctctctctccctctctcacttacgctgtctctctctctctttctcaaaaTCCGTTAAGGTTTGTATAATAAGAATGCCACGCGGTCAAGGATATCGACAGTAGGCCATCCGTGCCCAATATGATAAATTCTCgataaatattattgaatttaTCATGTTTCAAGATGTTAACCTACAGAAGcgtgatattttcttttccaattTGATTGTCATCCGTTTTCCAGTGTACATGGCAGGCATTTTATCTTAATATTacattataaatgattttttttttcggctTTGGCCTGTAAGCTTTGTTTTCAGATTATTTGTTACAAAGTTTTAAGTGAAATGTATatctaaagcccctttcacaatggacgtacgacctgtttacgaccacctgcaacagttttttcttgttgtttcACGATCGATCCCTTGGTGTTTTGCGAGCgctcgcagtcgttgtagataatcgcacgaactcgaggtggtcggaggtggtcgtgactggtcgcatctgaactttgaacatgttcaaaattcaAACGCGTTCAAATACGATtgattcactcgcatcaggtcgtaccatcggtcaggcgatcatcgtgtgagtgttgttcaacgttgtacgacttgaTGCGAGAGGTGGCATAACTAAGTATGGTCGCATTTAgtcgactggaggtcgtacaacacttgcacatgtgctagagacctacagagaccagtcttgcgactgggtgcgatcatataagactgttgcaagatCGATCGAAATTACGGCTTACAACATTCCACTACCGTTGCATTcgcatgtatgcgaccgttcagcccctttcacaattgacgtccgaccagtttacgaccgcctgcaacgtagttgtgccacctctcgcaccaagtcgtacaacgttgaacaacactcacacgatgatcgcccgaccgatggtacgacctgatgcgagtgaatcaATCGCAATTGATCGggtttggattttgaacatgttcaaattcaGATGCGACTAGTCACGACCACCTCCGACCACCTCAAATTCGTGCAATTGTCTGTAACGACTacgagtgctcgcaagacaacatgagatcgatcgtgcaacaacaagaaaaaactgttgcagccggtcgtaaacaggtcgtacgtcaattgtgaaagggctTAATTGAAGTTGAAAATTCACTAGACTTTGAGCCGAAGTACGGGTTGCAATGTCATTTAGCTTCCAAATCTCTTTCAAATCAAGTAAagaaaaaactaaaattaagaaaaactaaaattaagACACGTTTATCATAGAGctatattaaaatcaacttaGCCTTATCTTTACCAAACTGGTCAGGCATGCTTCTCTGTACTTCAATATTACCCTGCTATCTTTTTTATTCGTGAAATATGTCAGGCAAACGCTTTCAATCAATACTTTACTGATGATCCGCTTTGCCACCTTGTAGTTAGCGTAATACAGTTGACTTCTGGTTTAATCATACACTGCGACGTTTATTTTGTCTAATGTTCACTCCTTTTGTTGCTGGGTATTGCCGCAGTCATATTTcccctacggcggccgtacggcgagttgaaaacggCCGTTATATTCATCTTCAGTCAAACCTCCTAtatatggtataaaaaaaatgtttaaaggtcaagtccacctcagacaaatgttgatttgaatcaatagagaaaaatcagacaagcacaatgctgaagatttcatcaaaatcggatgtaaaataagaaagttatgacatttcaaagtttcgcttattttttaacaaaatagttatatgaactagCCAgtgacatccaaatgagagagttgatgatgtcactcactcactatttcttttgtttttaattgtttgaattatacaatatttcagtttttacgaattagacgataaggacctccttgcctgaagcacaaaatgttaaaataatagaattccacgtgttcagggaggaatgaaacttcatttcacatgacaatgacgagaaaatcaaaatatttcatatttcaaacaataaaaaacaaaagaaatagtgagtgaatgacatcatcgactctctcatttggatgtagctggctcgttcatatagctgtttttgtgagatgaagcgaaactttgaaatgtcataactttcttattttacatccgattttgatgaaattttcagtgttatgcttgttgattttttctctttttattcaaatcaagtttttgttggggtggacttgtcctttaaacggCTGTTTGAGACTCGCcgaagagcaaatgtgactgcgcCATAAGTCCAAACGCAGCCAAGAATTTATTTTATCAAGTAGTGTTTTCAAGACAAATACTTTGCTTTCAGGGCAGCGCCTTTTCACCATCCTCACAGACGCGCGGTGTTTTTGTCTTTCGTCCGTAAGCCCGGTTGATCGAGAATTGACCTCGTTTTCTGTTCACCTTTCTTTTCTTGGCCGTGTaagatttgttttctttctctttattacTCTCATACAATTTCACTTCACATCCATATTGCTCACAATTCCATTGTTACTATCGCTCAtatcctctctttctttctcccatttatttcatattctctACCCCTCCCCCTTGTGGCCTTacactgaaattgaaatgaacgtGAAACAATTTCTATATATAGTCTCTCGATTTTAATACCGATCTTTTGTCATTTCTACCACGCTCGCTGCCTACGTTACTAAAGCAATTTTATGTGTGAAAAATTGATTGAGAACCTGAACTACAACCTACTTTTGCTACTTCAATCTAAATGTATCCAACCGAGAAATCCACATCAACACAAATCTTATTTACCTgaagggagagaaaagaaacaagaaatcaCAACAGacatttgataaaaaatcaGGTGTTAACTAAATACACTTAAAGAATATATTAAAGTTATTGGtaaacattggtttgacttttaaaaaatctgagctagaaggtgaCACTTGTCACCTTTGTCTGTGatatattacaaaaatgaagcccagaaaaaattgccttcgaaaataattacttagtgcttcaaaaattgaaatataaagtgaccggaaacaccatcttaatttcatcccatacacttatgtgtactatttaggtgtctataagacgcctatttacaaaatcgggatTTGCCTTGtaattttagcttttcattctcaataatcgTTGTtttagggtttattagttctaatacatgcacttgtacacatgtttcatcttaatttggtttgagaattttttaaatcagctgctcacaaacaatacctttaagaatAGATTAAGACGAATGAGTCTTTgctttgagaattttttaaatcagctgctcacaaacaatacctttaagaatATATTAAGAAGAATGAGTCTTTCAAataagataaatatatatatatatatatatatatatatatatatatatatacatatatatatatatatatatatatatgtatatatatatatatatatgtatatatatatgtatatatatatatatatatatatataaagcaaAATACAATGTGAATAAAAACAACCGTAGATAGAAAAGTTGATCAAATTTTCGCCCATAGGGCTTCATCaggaaatgatgaatttatTAGTCAACAACACCAAGAAACGCAGTGCGCAAAACGCAAAGCGTAAAAAACAACGCGCTAAGAGGTAAGACGCGAAGCGCAACAgtacaaaagaaaagagagaaagagagaaaaaacaaagaaaaaagaaagaaagggaagggaagaaaaagaagaaagccgGGGAGacaaaaggaagagagaaaactgaaaaagaaaaagaaaaccgactagaagaaaaaagagagagagggagagaaggggcAGAAATAGAGGACAGctggggagaaagaaagagaagaaaaagaaagggaaggacaacagaaagaaaggaagaaaacaagaaagggaagcaagagagagagagagagagggagaaaagaatATCACATCACGGGAAAAGAATGGAAAGACGCATTCATTCCATCAGGTTGGAGAGAGCCGAGTGAGTGGATGAGGCGTTCCTCCTTCTCTTTCCTTATCCCATCTGAACGAAAACCAGCCAGAAGAACGCACACCTTGAAGTACCCGATGTTATGGTCTGGTTGGTTGAAATGATGCGCTACCGGCAACCCTGCTGACTTGATCCTGATGGAGCGAAGATGTTCGGTCACTCTGTCAGCTAGCCTCCTCTTCGTTTCTCCGATGTAGATCTCCTTGCACTTCGAGCAGTAGATGCAATATATGCAATCCTTGGTGACACATGTAAAAGAGCCGTGGATATGCCAAGTACCCTTTGGTCCGGATATCTCTGTCACTGAAGAAATAACCCCACACGTGTTGCAGCGAGGTCTACTGCATGGTTTGCTTCCGACACCACATGTAGCATTGATTGGAATGAGCTCGGATTTTACGAGGAGCTGGCGTAGGTTCTTGTCCTTCCGGAACGAAGTCAGAGGGGGTTCGGAGAAAATTTCTGTAGTGGCAGGGTGCTCAGTTAAGATGTGAAAGTTATCCCTCACGGACTTGGCAAGGCGTTCACTAGTGGGATGGTAAGTGACGACTAACGGAATCCTTCCTGAAACCTGCTTCTGCTGCTTGGGCCGAAGGAAATCCGCACGTGTTGATGTATCAACTCTCTTAG
This window of the Lytechinus variegatus isolate NC3 chromosome 14, Lvar_3.0, whole genome shotgun sequence genome carries:
- the LOC121427850 gene encoding uncharacterized protein LOC121427850, whose product is MELGCRIIYWFLFIIGVPGNIIITAAYAMKAKKKSTDMLILIQALVDLIACITPQPDMINDVSSCLVTAIIRMTTSLGSLFLTFAIALDRFVTVCRPFSRQMTRTSATILALACLGFAFLLNLPSVWYFKLLDLGSKGCMSVVTSPLHVPVKVILVVSFSVAVAVSLFSYSKIYTLIRRQSRVRSEMGVDLRSQSGPYRSSMMPTISGSVTESLQRTRIAWNGNETSTNGRSTLVSCNLESQDSGYLEVPSLMKPGNGTSHQRSSKMDVPIVESVEVSGSTEDAPNQTPSLVNNNGKQLQSNAKPNRVQGRAHGDKTTKMLLAVTVFLIVTWLPYVVVFSLPTATYFYLVTEITNKHVVYFITRIRGFNHMINVFIYWTVNPHFRDDVQKVFIRLKNLTKLRF
- the LOC121427851 gene encoding trace amine-associated receptor 1-like, whose protein sequence is MDVASLAIFCAILLTGLPGNAIILGAYAIKPQRKSTDILIIIQALVDLIACITPQPEMISGLAVCWITLTVRLSTSLGSLFLTFAIAVDRYITVCRPLGRQLPKTYALVFAIGCLVFAFLINLTNIWYFEVIDVRSAGCIFSVSASPLQISMKVIQIVSFFIAVFVSMFSYTKIFMLIRRQARVRSEMNASIPSHTGANASSVTQTVSETVAASSRSTRNTWNGNVASATNKQSSFINETSGVQNLEVPSSRPGGGGHFHPGGHIGTGQRPAIETISGNQSSVSAVGNLGQSGDRNGQIRPARRSHGDRTTRMLLCITVVLILSWIPYILVMALPARAYIYLVTRVTNYQVVYSLTRIRGFNHMLNAFVYWAVNPVFRQDVKQVFIRIRNFTIR